A stretch of Lactuca sativa cultivar Salinas chromosome 6, Lsat_Salinas_v11, whole genome shotgun sequence DNA encodes these proteins:
- the LOC111883134 gene encoding uncharacterized protein LOC111883134, producing MSLCLSSSSSLFSKSFNSNTKSVIPRFTASADVPDFLSVDWLESRRKRPFGPRLSFSAEESVHYQLDALMFNDQPRPDYGVEVMYRFAGFDPFERSLYFGPSFDLGQFERFRRIFHHSTYRVLLNHKERKILSTLNVEENCYKQRVWIRGARPEEEETFQFTMVQRVGGFWDGYWLTESLLHDGDSFSGGVAY from the exons ATGTCGTTGTGCTTGTCATCTTCGTCATCACTCTTCTCCAAATCCTTCAATAGCAACACCAAATCTGTTATTCCCCGCTTCACAGCTTCTGCCGATGTTCCAGACTTCCTTTCTGTCGATTG GTTGGAATCTCGCAGGAAGAGACCTTTTGGTCCAAGATTAAGT TTTAGTGCAGAAGAATCTGTTCATTACCAACTTGATGCATTGATGTTCAATGATCAACCACGTCCAGATTATGGGGTCGAAGTCATGTACAGG TTTGCTGGATTTGATCCTTTTGAAAGATCTCTGTATTTCGGTCCTTCTTTTGATTTGGGACAG TTTGAGCGATTCAGACGAATTTTCCACCATTCAACATATCGCGTTTTACTAAATCACAAGGAGAGAAAGATCTTAAGCACTTTAAATGTTGAGGAG AATTGTTACAAGCAGAGGGTTTGGATACGTGGGGCTCGACCCGAAGAAGAAGAAACATTTCAGTTTACAATGGTTCAA AGAGTTGGTGGGTTTTGGGATGGTTATTGGCTGACGGAATCTCTTCTTCATGATGGAGATAGCTTTTCCGGTGGGGTGGCATACTGA
- the LOC111883135 gene encoding uncharacterized protein LOC111883135 — protein sequence MGAGRAVSISLDGVRDKNLMQLKKLNSVLFPVRYNDKYYADALASGEFTKLAYYNDICVGSIACRLEKKESGAVRVYIMTLGVLAPYRGLGIGTKLLNHVLELSQKQNIGEIYLHVQTNNEDAISFYKKFGFEITETIKNYYTNITPPDCYVVTKYIPQSQSKK from the exons ATGGGTGCCGGCCGTGCTGTTTCAATCTCATTAGACGGCGTTCGTGACAAAAACTTAATGCAATTGAAAAAACTCAACTCCGTTCTATTTCCTGTTCGATACAATGACAAGTATTACGCAGATGCTCTTGCCTCCGGCGAGTTTACCAAGCTAG CATATTACAATGACATATGTGTTGGCTCGATTGCATGCCGCCTTGAAAAGAAAGAAAGTGGCGCAGTTCGTGTTTACATAATGACACTTGGTGTTTTAGCACCATACCGTGGCCTAGGCATCG GTACAAAGCTGTTGAATCATGTTCTTGAATTAAGCCAGAAGCAAAACATTGGTGAGATTTACTTGCATGTGCAAACAAACAATGAAGATGCGATAAGTTTTTACAAGAAATTTGGGTTTGAAATCACGGAAACAATTAAAAATTATTACACAAATATCACTCCACCCGATTGCTATGTGGTTACTAAGTACATTCCCCAATCTCAATCCAAGAAGTAA